In a single window of the Bacillus mycoides genome:
- the ric gene encoding iron-sulfur cluster repair di-iron protein, which yields MKHTFTETSIIGEIVTQFPKASDLFKSYRIDFCCGGSRPLIDAINERNLSVTEVITELNTLYNNTKLLNESEIDWKNASYQELIDYVINKHHRYLNEELPQLSPYVTKVLRVHGANQPHLAQIHKLFHELKMELEQHLIKEETEDFPLILEFEQNPTNENYAKLRKVVDELEDEHNHAGNIIKELRKVTNDFTPPEGACGTYRLVYQRLEAIESDLFEHIHLENNILFPRAISRA from the coding sequence ATGAAACATACATTTACTGAAACTTCAATTATCGGTGAGATTGTAACACAATTCCCGAAAGCTAGTGATCTTTTTAAATCATATAGAATAGACTTTTGTTGTGGTGGTAGTAGACCACTTATTGATGCAATTAATGAAAGAAATTTATCAGTAACAGAGGTAATCACAGAGTTAAATACGCTTTATAATAATACGAAACTATTAAACGAATCTGAAATTGATTGGAAAAATGCTTCTTATCAAGAATTGATTGATTATGTGATTAATAAGCATCATCGCTATTTAAATGAAGAGTTGCCACAGCTAAGTCCCTATGTGACGAAAGTATTACGCGTTCATGGAGCAAATCAGCCTCATTTAGCTCAAATTCATAAACTATTTCATGAACTTAAAATGGAATTAGAACAACATTTAATTAAAGAAGAAACGGAAGATTTTCCGTTAATTTTAGAATTCGAACAAAATCCAACTAATGAAAACTATGCAAAGTTACGTAAAGTAGTAGACGAATTGGAGGATGAACATAACCACGCTGGCAATATTATTAAAGAACTTCGTAAGGTGACAAATGACTTTACTCCACCAGAAGGAGCTTGCGGCACTTATCGCCTTGTTTACCAGCGCCTTGAAGCCATTGAATCTGATTTATTTGAGCATATTCATTTAGAAAATAATATTTTATTTCCGCGTGCAATTTCAAGAGCATAA